A genomic segment from Pseudomonadota bacterium encodes:
- a CDS encoding DUF4390 domain-containing protein, translating to MLKRFTLFSMRGLLGLPLLLALLWLPSVRAGTITLTAANEHITNDMVMIDADADFQFSDDAIKAINSGVPITIEFDIRVSRPRKLLWDTELLSAHREYVIERHALSKQFIIADQITGDRRIHGSLELAIDDLGRIRNLPIAEARQLEGEKDLDVAMRVRLAIRSLPGPLIPIAYVSPGWHMSSGWFRWQTQQ from the coding sequence ATGCTGAAACGCTTCACGCTGTTCTCGATGCGCGGTTTGCTGGGCTTGCCCCTGCTGCTGGCCTTGCTGTGGCTGCCGAGCGTGCGCGCCGGCACCATCACGCTGACCGCCGCCAATGAGCACATCACCAATGACATGGTGATGATCGACGCCGACGCCGACTTCCAGTTCAGCGACGACGCCATCAAGGCCATCAACAGCGGGGTGCCGATCACCATCGAGTTCGACATCCGCGTATCGCGTCCACGCAAACTGCTGTGGGATACGGAGCTGCTGAGCGCGCATCGCGAATACGTGATCGAGCGCCACGCCTTGAGCAAGCAGTTCATCATTGCCGACCAGATCACCGGCGACCGGCGCATACACGGCTCGCTGGAACTGGCGATTGACGATCTCGGGCGCATCCGCAACCTGCCGATAGCCGAGGCGCGCCAGCTCGAAGGCGAGAAGGATCTGGACGTGGCGATGCGCGTGCGCCTCGCCATCCGCTCGCTGCCAGGACCACTGATCCCGATAGCCTATGTTTCACCGGGCTGGCATATGTCCAGCGGCTGGTTCCGATGGCAAACCCAGCAGTGA
- a CDS encoding HAMP domain-containing protein: MLGAVALLSLSLLGSLVLMSAAMQNSARFGALYSVLLLSNTAGLLAFVGLISINVRRLARQLRAREAGARLTLRMLVIFVALAVLPVTVLYSFSLDFLKRGIDSWFDVRIGQALESALELGREALDLRMRELLSQTEAMAEEIGQGAPERTTLNLDALRDPDSIVVASAWTPGSAVLDTMRTHSGADELTLLSSDGEPLATSSRISDLIPHLPAEAVLLQVRQGRSYIGLDPLRDGTLFVRVAVNVNVAPGSGQRRVLHALYPISPRLNRLAATVEDAYAKYHELDYLRDKLKLSFAMTLTMVLLFSIVTAVWAAFYSARRLAAPIRDLATGTAAVAAGDYTTSLPVQSNDEMGFLVSSFNDMTRRIGRARVEVETQREYLDTVLRQLSSGVIALDESARITTLNDSAAQMLELGEDARPGASFLAACQADPHLHPLAEALAPLIEEHRRQWQEQITIFASDGRRVLMCRGTALAAEGDAARGYVIVFENITAIIQGQRDAAWSEVARRLAHEIKNPLTPIQLAAERLRQKYLKKLGAEEGEALERLTSTIVQQVDTMKAIVNTFSDYAKTPTISRGAVDINALLSGVIELFRGAYPGATVETHLAADLPPISGDVTRLRQVMNNLIKNAFEASPEPTNAHIIIATSTTQYAQADHVEIRIEDRGDGLPEQMLQNIFEPYVSSKARGTGLGLAIVKKIVEEHNGVVTLRNNPDQGAVAIIRLPLDKESAPNEPRLAKDAV, translated from the coding sequence ATGCTGGGCGCGGTCGCGCTGCTCAGCCTGTCGCTGCTCGGCTCGCTGGTGTTGATGAGCGCGGCGATGCAGAACTCGGCGCGTTTCGGCGCACTGTACTCGGTGCTGCTGTTGTCGAACACCGCCGGCCTGCTGGCTTTTGTCGGCCTCATCAGCATCAATGTGCGGCGCCTCGCCCGCCAGCTGCGCGCGCGCGAAGCAGGGGCGCGCCTGACGCTGCGTATGCTGGTGATCTTCGTCGCGCTCGCGGTGCTGCCAGTGACGGTGCTGTATTCGTTCTCCCTCGATTTCCTCAAACGCGGCATCGACAGCTGGTTCGACGTGCGCATCGGCCAGGCGCTGGAGAGCGCGCTCGAGCTCGGCCGCGAAGCGCTCGACCTGCGCATGCGCGAACTTTTGTCGCAGACCGAGGCGATGGCCGAAGAGATCGGCCAGGGCGCGCCGGAGCGCACCACGCTCAACCTCGATGCGCTGCGCGATCCGGACAGCATCGTGGTGGCGAGCGCGTGGACGCCGGGCTCGGCGGTGCTGGACACCATGCGCACCCACAGCGGCGCCGACGAATTGACCTTGCTCAGCAGCGACGGTGAACCGCTCGCGACCAGCAGCCGCATTTCCGATCTGATTCCGCACCTGCCGGCCGAAGCGGTGCTGCTGCAGGTTCGACAGGGGCGCAGCTACATCGGCCTCGATCCCTTGCGTGATGGCACCTTGTTCGTGCGCGTGGCGGTCAATGTCAACGTCGCGCCCGGCTCGGGGCAACGCCGCGTGTTGCACGCTCTTTATCCCATCTCGCCGCGCCTCAACAGGCTCGCCGCCACGGTCGAGGATGCCTACGCCAAGTACCACGAGCTCGACTACCTGCGCGACAAGCTCAAGCTGAGCTTCGCCATGACCCTGACCATGGTGCTGTTGTTCAGCATCGTCACCGCGGTGTGGGCGGCGTTCTACTCGGCGCGGCGGCTGGCCGCGCCGATCCGCGATCTCGCGACCGGCACGGCGGCGGTGGCGGCGGGTGATTACACCACCAGCCTGCCGGTGCAGAGCAACGACGAGATGGGCTTCCTGGTCAGTTCCTTCAACGACATGACGCGGCGCATCGGCCGTGCGCGCGTCGAGGTGGAAACCCAGCGCGAGTACCTGGACACGGTGCTCAGGCAGCTGTCGTCGGGCGTCATTGCCCTCGATGAATCGGCGCGCATCACCACCTTGAACGACTCCGCCGCGCAGATGCTGGAACTCGGCGAGGACGCCCGCCCCGGCGCCTCGTTCCTCGCCGCCTGCCAGGCCGATCCGCACCTGCATCCGTTGGCCGAGGCGCTTGCGCCCCTGATCGAAGAGCATCGGCGGCAATGGCAGGAGCAGATCACGATCTTCGCCTCGGACGGACGTCGCGTGCTGATGTGTCGCGGCACCGCGCTGGCCGCCGAAGGCGACGCCGCGCGTGGCTATGTCATCGTGTTCGAGAACATCACCGCCATCATCCAGGGTCAACGCGACGCGGCGTGGTCGGAAGTGGCGCGTCGCCTCGCCCACGAAATCAAGAATCCGCTGACGCCCATCCAGCTCGCCGCCGAACGGCTGCGGCAGAAATACCTGAAGAAACTGGGGGCCGAGGAAGGCGAGGCGCTGGAGCGCCTGACCAGCACCATCGTGCAACAGGTCGACACCATGAAGGCCATCGTCAATACCTTCTCGGACTACGCCAAGACGCCGACCATCAGTCGCGGCGCGGTCGACATCAACGCCTTGCTGTCCGGCGTCATCGAACTGTTCCGTGGCGCCTATCCCGGGGCCACGGTGGAAACCCATCTGGCTGCCGATCTGCCGCCCATCTCCGGTGACGTGACGCGCCTGCGCCAGGTCATGAACAACCTCATCAAGAATGCCTTCGAGGCGTCGCCCGAACCGACGAATGCGCATATCATTATTGCGACCTCGACCACCCAGTACGCGCAGGCGGACCACGTCGAGATCCGCATCGAGGATCGCGGCGATGGCTTGCCCGAGCAGATGTTGCAGAACATTTTCGAGCCCTACGTGTCCAGTAAGGCACGGGGCACGGGCCTGGGCCTGGCCATCGTCAAGAAGATCGTCGAAGAGCACAACGGCGTCGTCACCTTGCGTAACAACCCGGACCAGGGCGCGGTTGCCATCATCCGTCTGCCGCTCGACAAGGAGTCGGCACCGAACGAACCTAGACTAGCGAAGGACGCCGTATGA
- a CDS encoding sigma-54-dependent Fis family transcriptional regulator: MSTAHILVVDDEPDIRGLLKEILEDEGFEVTIAENAERAREARRQRRPDLILLDIWMPDTDGITLLKEWSDGSTVDTPVIMMSGHGTVETAVEATRLGAYDFIEKPLSIAKILVTVQRALENASLVSENIGLRARSQSPNEPIGSSPEMEKLRADGRRIADHKTSVFISGESGVGKETIARFIHSQGSRAGNRFINVSVAGLARENPDAELFGTEDNGKVSFGSLELANGGTLFLKDIADMDMSTQARLLSALENQSFLRVGGREPVTVDVRIIASTRRNLAEMVAAGKFREDLYYRLNVLPLTVPPLRERRGDIDELVDHFLTYFETREGLPRRALASAVRHRLQDYDWPGNVRELKNFIQRLLILGGTGQVEVSEVNAMLGLTPEVSAEPLLPGFDMPLREAREQFEKAYLEYQLRAFNGSVSRVSERVGIERTHLYRKLRSLGIDPKRIKDEGRE, encoded by the coding sequence ATGAGCACCGCCCATATCCTGGTTGTCGACGACGAACCCGACATTCGCGGACTGCTCAAGGAAATCCTCGAGGACGAGGGTTTCGAGGTCACCATCGCCGAAAACGCCGAGCGCGCGCGCGAGGCGCGTCGCCAGCGTCGCCCCGATCTGATCCTGCTCGACATCTGGATGCCCGACACCGACGGCATCACGCTGCTCAAGGAATGGTCGGATGGCTCCACCGTCGACACGCCGGTGATCATGATGTCCGGCCACGGCACGGTCGAAACCGCGGTCGAGGCCACCCGCCTCGGCGCCTACGACTTCATCGAAAAGCCGCTCTCGATTGCCAAGATCCTGGTGACCGTGCAGCGCGCGCTCGAGAACGCGAGCCTGGTATCGGAGAACATCGGTCTGCGCGCGCGCAGCCAGTCGCCCAACGAGCCGATAGGCTCCAGCCCGGAAATGGAGAAGCTGCGCGCCGACGGGCGCCGCATCGCCGATCACAAGACCAGCGTTTTCATCAGCGGCGAATCGGGCGTCGGCAAGGAAACCATCGCGCGCTTCATCCACAGCCAGGGCAGCCGCGCCGGCAACCGCTTCATCAACGTCAGCGTGGCGGGCCTCGCGCGCGAGAACCCCGATGCCGAGCTGTTCGGCACCGAGGACAACGGCAAGGTCAGCTTCGGCTCGCTGGAACTCGCCAATGGCGGCACCTTGTTCCTGAAGGACATCGCCGACATGGACATGAGCACCCAGGCGCGCCTCTTGAGCGCGTTGGAGAACCAGTCCTTCCTGCGTGTCGGCGGGCGTGAACCGGTGACGGTGGACGTGCGCATCATCGCCAGCACGCGGCGCAATCTTGCCGAGATGGTGGCGGCCGGCAAATTCCGTGAAGACCTCTATTACCGCCTCAACGTGCTGCCGCTGACGGTGCCGCCGCTGCGCGAACGGCGCGGCGACATCGACGAACTGGTCGATCACTTCCTCACCTACTTCGAAACCCGCGAAGGACTGCCGCGACGTGCCTTGGCCAGCGCGGTGCGCCATCGTCTGCAGGATTACGACTGGCCGGGCAACGTGCGCGAGCTGAAGAACTTCATCCAGCGTCTGCTGATCCTGGGCGGTACCGGCCAGGTGGAGGTGTCGGAGGTGAACGCCATGCTCGGCCTCACGCCGGAAGTCAGCGCCGAGCCCTTGCTGCCCGGCTTCGACATGCCGCTGCGCGAAGCGCGCGAGCAATTCGAAAAGGCCTACCTCGAATACCAGCTGCGCGCCTTCAACGGCAGCGTGAGCCGCGTATCGGAGCGGGTCGGTATCGAACGCACCCATCTTTATCGCAAGCTGCGCAGCCTCGGCATCGATCCGAAGCGCATCAAGGACGAAGGGCGGGAATGA
- a CDS encoding dihydroorotate dehydrogenase, whose product MADEARLAVDLCGLRLRTPLVLLSGCVGFGEEYTRVEGFSNADAGAICLKGTTLAPRLGNPAHRVYETPGGMLNAIGLQNPGARVVVDDILPKLDFTETRFIANVSGSTVEEYEEVTRIFDDSPIDAIEINISCPNVKEGGVTFGNDPDMSARVVAACRRATSKPLITKLSPNQTDIANNARRCIEAGTNGFAVINTLMGMAIDIEARRPVIGNNQGGVSGPAIKPIAVFKTFQVAQVARPLGIPIIGQGGVTCAADAIEFLLAGATAVGVGTGLFYDPLLLKSINAGLLDYLDRHGMANVGELSGALTLNGA is encoded by the coding sequence ATGGCCGATGAGGCGCGACTGGCTGTCGATTTGTGCGGTCTGCGCCTGCGCACGCCGCTGGTACTGCTGTCGGGCTGCGTCGGCTTCGGCGAAGAGTACACGCGGGTCGAAGGCTTTTCCAACGCCGACGCCGGCGCCATCTGCCTGAAAGGCACGACCCTCGCGCCGCGCCTCGGCAACCCGGCGCACCGCGTCTACGAGACGCCCGGCGGCATGTTGAACGCCATCGGCCTGCAGAATCCCGGCGCGCGCGTGGTGGTCGATGACATCCTGCCGAAGCTCGATTTCACGGAAACGCGCTTCATTGCCAACGTGTCCGGCTCGACCGTCGAGGAATACGAAGAAGTCACGCGTATCTTCGACGATTCGCCCATCGACGCCATCGAGATCAACATCTCCTGCCCCAACGTCAAGGAAGGCGGCGTGACTTTCGGCAACGATCCGGACATGTCCGCGCGGGTGGTGGCGGCCTGTCGGCGCGCGACCAGCAAGCCGCTCATCACCAAGCTCTCACCCAACCAGACCGACATCGCCAACAACGCGCGGCGTTGCATCGAGGCCGGCACGAATGGTTTTGCCGTGATCAACACCCTGATGGGCATGGCCATCGACATCGAGGCGCGGCGACCGGTGATCGGCAACAACCAGGGCGGTGTATCGGGACCGGCCATCAAGCCCATCGCGGTGTTCAAGACCTTCCAGGTGGCGCAGGTGGCGCGGCCCCTGGGCATCCCCATCATCGGCCAGGGCGGCGTGACGTGCGCGGCCGATGCCATCGAGTTTCTGCTGGCCGGCGCCACCGCGGTGGGCGTCGGCACCGGGCTCTTCTACGATCCCCTGCTGTTGAAATCCATCAACGCGGGTTTGCTGGACTATCTCGATCGCCACGGCATGGCGAATGTCGGCGAGCTGAGCGGTGCGCTCACCTTGAACGGGGCGTGA
- a CDS encoding tRNA (cytidine(34)-2'-O)-methyltransferase, protein MFNIILYEPEIPPNSGNIIRLCANSGARLHFIEPLGFTLDDRQLRRAGLDYHEFADIRQYASLDACLASLGEVSLYAFTTKAATSLSAIRFARDSALLFGPESRGLPDIVLADVPASRRVRIPMVAGSRSLNLSNAVSIALFEAWRQHGYAGSTPTGG, encoded by the coding sequence GTGTTCAACATCATTCTTTACGAGCCGGAGATTCCGCCGAATAGCGGCAACATTATACGGCTGTGTGCCAACAGCGGCGCGCGTCTGCATTTCATCGAACCGCTGGGTTTCACGCTCGACGACCGCCAGCTGCGGCGCGCGGGACTGGACTACCACGAGTTCGCCGACATCCGCCAATACGCATCGCTGGACGCGTGCCTGGCGAGCCTCGGCGAAGTGAGCCTGTACGCGTTCACCACCAAGGCCGCCACCTCGCTGTCCGCTATTCGATTCGCGCGCGACAGCGCCCTGCTGTTCGGGCCGGAATCACGTGGCCTGCCCGACATCGTGCTGGCCGATGTGCCGGCCTCGAGGCGCGTGCGTATTCCGATGGTGGCGGGCAGCCGCAGCCTGAATCTCTCCAACGCGGTGTCAATCGCCCTGTTCGAAGCCTGGCGGCAGCATGGCTACGCCGGCAGTACGCCGACCGGCGGCTAG